From the genome of Bdellovibrionales bacterium:
CGGGGGAGGTTATAGACTTTCCACTCCTCAGCGCATTGCTGATTATTCAGAGGTGATCTCGACGATGCCGATCACTTCTCTTATACGCGCGATCGGAGCACCGCTCTCTTTGATCGAAAAAAGCCAACAGTTGCAATTTAGAAATACGATCCTCGTTTACCTTCTTGTGGAGGGAAAAGATCATTTTCCCGACAATTGGGTTTACGTACATACTCCTGGCGTGGATTTTGGGAGAATTACTAATTTTCGAAATTGGTCTCCCGAGATGTGCACAGCCGGTGAGGACACTGTACTTTGTATCGAGTACTGGTGTGGTTCGCAGGACGGATTATGGACAATGCCGGAAGATGAGTTGATCGCCAAAGCCACCGGCGAAATTATTGTTTCTAAGATTATTCCAGGAATTCGGGTGAAAGACGGTCATGTTCTCCGATTAGCAAAGACCTATCCTGTATTTAAAGTCGGCTATCGTGGAGTGCTCGAAGAGGTGCAAAAATATTTATCAAAGCTCGAATCTCTGATTGTGATTGGGCGCTACGGGGCCTTTCAATACAACAATCAGGATCATAGCTTATTGATGGGTTTAAAAGCTGCCGATCAAATTTTAAGTGGCCAAAAGAAAGAGCTGACAGTTTTTGATGCGACTTACGAGGAAGATCACGCAGCGGAGTTCAAGCACAGTCACGTTTACGATGAGATTTAATCGATTTTATCGGAGCCAATCGTATTAATAGTTCTCGACCAAGCTGAAGTGAGCACGCCGCCGCTTTCGGCGTTTCGACTCACCAGGAGCTTACTGAGGGCTGTCGCCGCGCCGACCGCAATGACGAGCAATAGGACGTATTCAAAGACGATCTGACCCTTTTGGTGTCGACGACTTTGAAAAGACGATGGACGATATTGACCAACACCAGTGATTGCATTACCACTACGGCATGCGATCCTTAAAGGTCCTGCTACTTCCATTGAGTCTGATTTTTGGTCTGTGGTTGCTTTTTGCATTCGTCAGGTCCTCTCAAGATATCTTATCGGGTTCTCTCCTGGAAAACTCAAAAGAGCTCATCGGCCAGAGGCTTGAACTTAAAGAGCTTGCTGACATGCTTCAGGACCAAAGAATAGCCCAGCCCGGGATGTCCTTGTTGTTGGTCTTCTGGTCCACCACTTGTGCTCCTTGCTTAGAGGAACTTCCGCAGTTGAGCGCCAAGCCCGATGTGGTGGTGGTCCCTATTAATACCGATCGAAAGGATTTTCTGGTGGATGCGGAAAGGGTGGCAAAAATTCTCGCCCCTCAGTTTCGTTTTATCAGCGATGCGGAAGGGTATGTCCAAAAGCAATTTAAGATTAAATTTGTCCCGACTCATGTATCCATCGATCCGAGTGGGATTATTCAGGACATTCGGATCGGGAAAACTCGCTAACTAATCTTGGGTGATTTCAAGCGAAACGGACCATGCGTCTCGATTCGAATAAGGGTCGTAGTCGGGGCTGTCCACATCAAGTTCCTCAGGATTTTTTTCGTAGACCGCAGTGGCACCAGTATAAAGAGATTCAAAGCTACCGGTACCTTCCAGAGTGACATCGATTCCTTCGAATGTCGTTACGTCGTAGTTCTTATCGTTTAAATAAACTTTGATATTTTTAAGTCTGTAGTTTGTCGAAGAGCGCGCCTTTATTCCGTCCACCAGGTAGTACATTGTCGATGCAAAAGCATCGGCTATGACTTGAACTTCGATCTGCAAACTGAGATCGGGATTAATATCCCAGGTGAGTACTTGAGGGACGCGAAGTTCAGGGATGAGTTCGAGCGGGGATGTTCCGTCCACATATTTTACTCGATAGGACCCGAGCTCCAGTGTCGAATTGTAGAACTCTATAGTTTTCGGAGGAGTTTTGGTTGCGGCACTGTCACAACTGAGATTATCGAGAGCTGTATCCCAAGCCGCTTTCGCGCTATCTAGACCGGCTTTGAGATTCGCATTGGTATTATAATTGTTGCCGCTGTGGCCACCGCCTAACGACAATTTATTTTTTACGCGATCGGATCCGTAGGCGAGAAAAACTTGGAAAGCTGTTCCCGGATTGGAGTGAGCGAAGAATTTTCCAGAAGCGCCACCTTCGCGGTGGCAATCAATACAATTGTTGTCATTAAAAAACTTGTACATCGATTTTTGGAAGACGGGTTGGATGGTGTTAATGCACCCTAACCCAGCAAGGCTCCCCTTTGTGGTCGCACTTCTAAACTTCCCGCAGTTATGAAACAGCAAGAGAAGAAGAGGAAATATTAAGAAGAGTAAAAACCGCTTTCCGATCATCCTGGTTTAAACCTCGTGAAATAATCGGCCACGGTGGATCCGCTGGGAGTGGCTGCGGTGAGAAGGTCTTTCACCGGCTTTAAAGAAGGTTTAGTGTCCAATAAATTGAGAGCGTTAGCAAAGCTCAAGTAATTGAGAAAAACGGCTGAGGCCATGATCTCCTGGTTGTCCACACTGGCGACAGGGTGATTCGGATTCACTTCGCCATTTCCTGTAAAGTAATTCAGCTGGAAGGAGGCGTTGTCGCCATGACCTTGCATGGTGGGTACTCCGTTGGGATTATACCCGATCATGTAAGACGTTCCTTTTTTGGAAGAATCGTTTTGCCAAGCAATCATAGTGTCCGAGGTCGGTGGCGTGAAGGTCGAGCCATCGGTCGAGATAAAAATAAAAACTTTTTTATTCATTAATCTTGCGGTGGCAAGAATGCGACCGACGATGTCGCCGGCCTCGCGGTCTTTTTCATTGGCGCGTTGTCTTAAGCGGCCTAAGTGATAATCGTAACCACCCAGGTTGATGACCGCAGCTCCAGATAAACCACTCAGACAATTAGAGACGGTGAGTCCCACTTTTTCGACGATAGGATTAAACATCGCGTGCACTCCGGTGAGATTCGGAGCCCAGATCGCTGCGGCTCCTGGAAAGGCATAGCCGGCATCCTTGATGTCTACAATGGAGCCTGTAGTTAAGACATCTACGTTTTTTTGTGTCGAACATTTGATA
Proteins encoded in this window:
- a CDS encoding TlpA family protein disulfide reductase encodes the protein MSLIFGLWLLFAFVRSSQDILSGSLLENSKELIGQRLELKELADMLQDQRIAQPGMSLLLVFWSTTCAPCLEELPQLSAKPDVVVVPINTDRKDFLVDAERVAKILAPQFRFISDAEGYVQKQFKIKFVPTHVSIDPSGIIQDIRIGKTR